One genomic segment of Chromatiaceae bacterium includes these proteins:
- a CDS encoding AlpA family phage regulatory protein: MKRLLPTKSVEDRVGRRKSWIYGEVDAGRFPLPVRPGLWLEAEVEQWIDEQIAKRDERGAA; this comes from the coding sequence ATGAAACGACTACTACCAACCAAGAGCGTCGAAGACCGTGTGGGCCGGCGCAAGTCCTGGATTTACGGCGAGGTCGATGCGGGCCGGTTCCCGTTGCCGGTTCGTCCGGGCCTTTGGCTCGAAGCCGAAGTCGAGCAATGGATCGATGAGCAGATCGCCAAGCGCGATGAGCGAGGTGCGGCATGA
- a CDS encoding integrase arm-type DNA-binding domain-containing protein, whose protein sequence is MPRPIHRLNDKRCKHAKPGKLADGGGLFLRTLGSGSSRWVFQYTRDGRTREMGLGGYPGVTLAKARAEAERNRKHLAAGRDPIEAKTQQRTRKKSQRTFASAAAAYIRAHRRGWANRKHAHQWVSTMKTYARPVIGETEVAAIQVADVLRILQPLWTSKTETAKRVQGRLENIIDFAAAMGWRTGDNPARWRGHLDKLLPSPSKVRKVRHHPALPYAELPAFWSQLAAHDGTAADALRFTILTACRTGEVLGARWDEIDGDVWTIPAERMKAGLAHRVPLSSAALGILESVDRVGDYVFAGRFHDRPISNMTMLKLLQRHMGRGDLTVHGFRSTFRDWAEETTGFPARVCEAALAHTIGDKTVAAYQRGDLFEKRRMLMDLWSSFCISGKALIVAKIA, encoded by the coding sequence ATGCCGAGACCGATTCACAGACTCAACGACAAGCGATGCAAGCACGCCAAGCCCGGCAAGCTGGCCGACGGTGGCGGGCTATTCCTGCGGACACTGGGGAGCGGCTCGAGCCGCTGGGTGTTCCAGTACACGCGTGACGGCCGCACCCGGGAGATGGGGCTCGGCGGCTACCCTGGAGTGACGCTGGCCAAGGCCCGCGCGGAGGCAGAGCGCAACCGCAAGCATCTTGCCGCCGGTCGCGACCCGATCGAGGCGAAGACACAACAGCGAACCCGGAAGAAGTCACAGCGGACGTTCGCGTCGGCGGCTGCCGCGTACATTCGTGCGCATCGTCGTGGGTGGGCCAACCGCAAGCATGCTCACCAGTGGGTCAGCACCATGAAGACTTACGCGCGGCCCGTGATCGGTGAGACCGAGGTCGCGGCCATCCAGGTCGCTGACGTGCTGCGCATCCTGCAACCGCTCTGGACATCCAAAACCGAGACCGCCAAGCGCGTGCAAGGTCGCCTGGAGAACATCATCGATTTCGCCGCTGCAATGGGCTGGCGGACCGGAGACAATCCGGCCCGGTGGCGCGGGCACCTGGATAAGCTGCTGCCGTCGCCGTCCAAGGTCCGCAAGGTGCGGCACCATCCGGCCTTACCTTATGCCGAGCTGCCGGCGTTCTGGTCTCAGCTGGCCGCGCATGATGGTACAGCTGCCGATGCGCTGCGGTTCACCATCTTGACTGCATGCCGCACTGGCGAGGTTCTGGGAGCCCGATGGGATGAGATCGACGGCGACGTGTGGACCATTCCCGCCGAGCGGATGAAAGCCGGACTGGCTCATCGCGTGCCGCTCAGCAGTGCGGCGCTGGGTATCCTGGAGTCGGTCGATCGGGTAGGGGACTACGTCTTCGCCGGTCGGTTTCATGATCGGCCGATCTCGAACATGACCATGCTGAAACTGCTGCAGCGTCACATGGGCCGCGGCGATCTCACGGTGCATGGATTTCGATCGACTTTCCGCGATTGGGCAGAGGAAACGACGGGGTTCCCCGCTCGCGTCTGCGAGGCGGCACTCGCGCACACAATTGGCGATAAGACCGTTGCTGCTTACCAGCGCGGCGACCTGTTCGAGAAACGCCGCATGCTGATGGATCTCTGGTCGAGCTTCTGCATCAGCGGGAAGGCGCTGATCGTGGCGAAGATCGCCTGA
- a CDS encoding PEP-CTERM sorting domain-containing protein yields the protein MNRLSTTIRLIASLVLAAAATTANAIPVVWDLSAAFNDGGTVTGTYTYDASTNVFSNATFTTTAGTALPGTSYDTADLGAVGFGLDASTITAITNFGLADLSGQNILSFALVAAMTDAGGTIAIAALFPSFEGICSTADCGSGSIDREVAAGGQIVSRAAVPEPATLTLMALALLGARGARRRQIGSAR from the coding sequence ATGAACCGACTTTCGACCACGATCCGCCTGATCGCGAGCCTCGTTCTGGCCGCCGCAGCGACCACTGCAAACGCCATCCCGGTCGTGTGGGACCTCTCGGCTGCATTCAATGACGGCGGCACGGTGACAGGGACCTACACCTACGATGCCAGCACTAACGTATTCTCGAATGCGACATTCACGACCACGGCCGGCACCGCTTTGCCTGGCACGAGCTATGACACCGCCGACCTCGGAGCGGTCGGTTTCGGCCTGGATGCAAGCACAATCACGGCGATCACCAACTTCGGGCTCGCCGACCTCTCGGGGCAGAACATCCTCTCGTTTGCACTGGTAGCCGCGATGACGGACGCCGGTGGCACCATCGCCATTGCCGCCCTGTTCCCCAGCTTTGAGGGCATCTGTAGCACCGCCGATTGTGGCAGCGGATCGATCGATCGCGAAGTCGCCGCGGGCGGGCAGATTGTGTCGAGGGCGGCGGTGCCAGAGCCTGCGACGCTGACCCTGATGGCACTTGCGCTGCTCGGAGCGCGCGGTGCGCGGCGGCGGCAGATAGGCTCAGCGCGCTGA